One uncultured Caproiciproducens sp. DNA segment encodes these proteins:
- a CDS encoding SDR family oxidoreductase — MFELTGRVGIITGASSGIGYATANVLAEAGAKIYAISRSGGAKNPDAYVHENITHIKGDISDYPAMEKLIPEIGEKQGIDFLINNAGVTVKKRAEDVTDADFEYVQRINVFCPFKLSVLCYPYLKKSKTVGRIINISSMAAHMGFSQVVPYCTSKGAVIGMTQGLAVEWANDNITVNSIAPGWFPSELTKSVMDDDRKLKILARMPVHQFGDTKDLGAMAQFLLSDSATYITGRDFAVDGGALAFGF; from the coding sequence ATGTTTGAGCTAACAGGCAGGGTCGGTATTATTACCGGTGCTTCCAGCGGAATCGGCTATGCCACTGCAAATGTCCTTGCAGAGGCGGGGGCAAAGATTTACGCCATCAGCCGCAGCGGGGGAGCAAAAAATCCGGACGCGTATGTCCATGAAAATATAACCCATATTAAGGGGGATATTTCTGATTACCCCGCCATGGAAAAATTGATTCCCGAAATTGGGGAGAAGCAGGGCATTGATTTCTTAATCAATAATGCCGGCGTTACAGTAAAAAAACGCGCCGAGGATGTGACCGATGCGGACTTTGAATATGTGCAAAGGATAAATGTATTCTGCCCGTTTAAACTAAGCGTTTTGTGCTATCCGTATCTAAAAAAGTCGAAGACGGTTGGCCGCATCATCAATATTTCCAGCATGGCCGCACATATGGGATTTTCACAGGTGGTACCGTACTGCACAAGTAAAGGTGCCGTAATCGGTATGACGCAGGGACTGGCAGTGGAATGGGCCAATGATAATATTACGGTTAACAGCATCGCACCCGGATGGTTTCCTTCCGAGCTGACAAAATCCGTGATGGACGATGACCGAAAATTAAAAATTCTTGCACGAATGCCTGTACATCAGTTCGGTGACACAAAGGATCTGGGTGCAATGGCGCAATTCCTTCTGTCAGACAGCGCAACCTACATCACCGGACGCGATTTCGCCGTAGACGGAGGCGCTTTGGCGTTCGGATTTTAG
- a CDS encoding HPr family phosphocarrier protein, giving the protein MMKFDILIRDALGIHARPAGALVKTAKSFSSVITLEKTDGKAADMKKLFDIMGLAVKKGDKVTVTASGADETAAIQKIRETFETYL; this is encoded by the coding sequence ATGATGAAATTTGATATTCTAATCAGAGATGCGCTTGGAATCCATGCACGCCCGGCGGGCGCTCTGGTAAAAACGGCCAAAAGTTTCTCCAGTGTGATTACGCTGGAAAAAACGGATGGGAAAGCAGCGGACATGAAAAAACTATTTGATATTATGGGCCTTGCTGTAAAGAAGGGGGATAAAGTGACAGTTACTGCCAGCGGTGCAGATGAAACAGCAGCCATCCAAAAGATCAGGGAAACGTTTGAAACATATTTGTAA
- a CDS encoding TRAP transporter small permease: MLKKKIWNVLINLDLAVAGMSFLALVAITFFGVIRRYFLNNPLVWEEEVQLWLFLWTSFFAGSAAFRTKSHVEIDMIVELLPKAVQKVVGVCIYLLVVFVMGYLFFKSNLLVAQFIQSNNSTSVLHISSSMIYAAIPIGCVLMIINYTVVTAKDFFCKTDSAEGGNE; this comes from the coding sequence ATGTTGAAAAAGAAAATATGGAATGTATTGATAAATTTAGATTTGGCAGTCGCGGGGATGTCTTTCCTTGCACTGGTTGCCATCACATTTTTCGGTGTGATAAGGCGTTATTTTTTAAATAACCCGCTTGTATGGGAAGAGGAAGTCCAGCTTTGGCTGTTCCTCTGGACTTCCTTCTTCGCGGGAAGCGCCGCCTTCAGGACAAAAAGCCATGTGGAAATTGATATGATTGTGGAACTTCTTCCTAAGGCTGTGCAAAAAGTGGTAGGTGTATGTATTTACCTGCTGGTTGTGTTTGTGATGGGATACCTGTTCTTTAAAAGCAACCTTCTGGTTGCCCAGTTCATTCAAAGCAATAATTCGACCAGTGTGCTACATATTTCCAGTTCTATGATTTATGCGGCAATACCGATTGGATGCGTACTGATGATTATTAATTACACTGTAGTAACTGCAAAAGATTTTTTCTGTAAAACGGATAGTGCGGAAGGAGGAAATGAATGA
- a CDS encoding C4-dicarboxylate TRAP transporter substrate-binding protein: MKRTIAAIISLALMVVTFSGCGGTQKAASSTAGTTSSTGSTAAAAKTVQFQIAYENNPGEPIDEACQKWKSLIEQKSNGSIKVELFPSSQLGNKSDLIDQMIAGAAVCTIADGAFYAERGVPDFGIVFAPYLFDSWDECWKLTKSDWYAEQSKKLEENGLKILASDWIYGDRQTLTKKPVHTPSDMAGMKIRVANSPVFIKGFQALGATPTPMALGDVYTALQQGTIDGLENPLTVLYNGKYQEVAKYLVLDGHVKNFTTWAVGTKFFNSLTEDQRNLLVATGNEAGLINNDLQEKSEATALEKLKADGVTVYEPTAAEKAEFKKAALKFYDYPEITGKWTPGLYDTVSKILKS; this comes from the coding sequence ATGAAAAGGACTATAGCAGCAATCATATCTCTTGCGTTGATGGTTGTAACTTTTTCCGGGTGCGGAGGCACACAGAAGGCGGCATCTTCAACTGCGGGGACCACATCGAGTACCGGCAGCACAGCTGCCGCGGCGAAGACCGTACAATTTCAGATAGCCTATGAAAACAATCCCGGCGAACCGATTGACGAAGCATGCCAGAAATGGAAGAGCCTAATTGAGCAAAAAAGCAACGGTTCCATCAAAGTGGAACTGTTCCCCTCCAGCCAGCTTGGCAACAAGAGCGACTTAATTGACCAGATGATCGCCGGTGCGGCGGTTTGCACCATCGCCGATGGTGCGTTTTACGCGGAGCGCGGTGTTCCGGATTTCGGAATTGTGTTCGCACCCTACCTGTTTGACTCGTGGGATGAATGCTGGAAGCTTACCAAAAGCGACTGGTATGCCGAGCAGAGTAAAAAGCTGGAAGAGAATGGATTAAAAATTCTTGCTTCCGACTGGATTTACGGTGACAGACAGACCCTGACAAAAAAGCCGGTTCACACTCCTTCCGACATGGCGGGAATGAAGATACGCGTGGCCAACAGCCCGGTGTTTATCAAGGGGTTCCAGGCGTTGGGCGCCACACCGACACCAATGGCTTTGGGCGATGTTTATACCGCTTTGCAGCAGGGAACCATTGATGGTCTTGAAAATCCGCTGACCGTTTTGTATAACGGAAAGTATCAGGAGGTCGCAAAATACCTTGTTCTTGACGGGCATGTTAAAAACTTTACAACTTGGGCTGTGGGAACCAAATTCTTCAACAGTTTGACTGAGGACCAGAGAAATCTTCTTGTAGCCACAGGAAATGAGGCCGGTCTGATCAATAACGATCTGCAGGAAAAATCGGAAGCCACCGCGCTTGAAAAACTGAAAGCGGACGGCGTGACGGTTTATGAACCAACAGCGGCAGAAAAAGCCGAATTCAAAAAAGCAGCTTTAAAATTCTATGACTATCCTGAAATTACCGGAAAATGGACCCCCGGCCTTTATGATACTGTAAGTAAAATTCTTAAAAGTTAA
- a CDS encoding GntR family transcriptional regulator, producing MENSTSNLKATAYAYIKEKILNCEYYPGQNISEKQIVETICAGRTPVREALITLQKENLVEVYPRKGTCAKTIITSDVMELYQLRKLIEPTVAVKFKRNINYAKLLEFDSKFKENSDHSGSESDKQFYSLDVEFHQFIVNSTENSRLIRMFRELMQDTYRIGIFSALLHNNNSKAATYSQHNRIVQSILMEDDAEIEAAFTSHINNSLVSALETLRKAPLTP from the coding sequence ATGGAGAATTCAACTTCAAATCTTAAGGCGACAGCTTATGCATACATTAAAGAAAAGATTCTGAACTGCGAGTATTACCCTGGGCAAAATATCAGCGAAAAGCAGATTGTGGAAACGATCTGCGCAGGGCGCACTCCGGTCCGTGAGGCGCTGATTACGCTGCAAAAGGAAAATCTTGTGGAAGTATATCCCCGCAAAGGGACATGCGCCAAAACGATTATTACTTCCGATGTAATGGAACTTTATCAACTTCGAAAACTGATTGAGCCAACCGTGGCGGTAAAGTTTAAAAGAAACATCAATTACGCGAAACTTTTGGAATTTGATTCCAAATTTAAGGAAAACAGTGATCATTCCGGCTCTGAAAGCGATAAACAGTTTTATTCCCTGGACGTGGAATTCCATCAATTTATTGTAAACTCCACAGAAAATTCGCGTCTGATCCGAATGTTTCGTGAACTGATGCAGGACACCTACCGCATCGGAATTTTCAGCGCGCTGCTGCATAACAACAACTCCAAAGCTGCTACCTACAGCCAGCACAACCGCATTGTCCAGTCGATACTGATGGAGGATGACGCGGAAATTGAGGCGGCTTTTACAAGCCACATCAACAATTCCCTTGTCTCTGCGCTGGAAACGCTTAGAAAAGCTCCTTTAACACCGTGA
- a CDS encoding glycoside hydrolase family 1 protein produces MYYKTDPIFPKNFMWGASSAAWQVEGAVVEDGRTSAIIDLNSKTKKPFTDNSIAADHYHHYKEDVALMAECGFSSYRFSLSWSRIIPDENGAVNPKGIEFYNNLINELIAHHITPIVTLYHYDMPVWVDEKLGGWHDRRVIDAFDHYARVCFQTFGNRVKYWLSINEQNMQICYGNWLGVDKGCTDWEKDKWKINHIMNLCHAKAVLACHELVKDGKIGPVPGYVPIYPESCKPEDQIAAMNAEELTEKIWNDLYAYGEYNGFIKRFWKENDIDPDIRPGDMELIRSAKIDFFALNCYRSNVAKDCKPDDRQVELQLNKNGVKGQFVYPKFPGMYQLAPNPHVETNDWDWEIDPIAMRYMLRYVWDHYHLPMMITENGYGAHESIDKDGHVHDPKRIAYLRDQIYQVGLAIMDGCDVISYNPWSFTDLLSTGNGMAKRYGLVYVNTKDEELLDLRRVKKDSFYWYSNLIRSNGQNWGK; encoded by the coding sequence ATGTATTACAAAACAGATCCGATTTTCCCAAAAAACTTTATGTGGGGCGCATCCAGTGCGGCCTGGCAGGTAGAAGGAGCGGTTGTGGAGGATGGAAGAACTTCTGCGATCATTGACCTGAACAGCAAAACGAAAAAACCTTTCACAGACAACAGCATTGCGGCTGATCACTATCATCACTACAAAGAAGATGTCGCACTGATGGCCGAGTGCGGGTTTTCCTCCTACCGCTTTTCCCTTTCGTGGTCACGCATCATTCCGGACGAAAACGGTGCAGTCAATCCAAAGGGAATCGAATTTTACAACAATTTGATTAACGAATTGATCGCGCATCATATCACTCCCATCGTCACCCTGTACCATTATGACATGCCGGTGTGGGTCGATGAAAAGCTGGGGGGCTGGCATGACCGCCGTGTGATCGACGCCTTTGACCATTACGCAAGGGTCTGCTTCCAGACTTTTGGGAATAGGGTGAAATATTGGCTGTCAATTAATGAACAGAATATGCAGATCTGTTACGGCAACTGGCTGGGCGTAGACAAGGGCTGCACTGATTGGGAGAAAGACAAATGGAAAATTAACCACATCATGAACCTCTGTCATGCCAAGGCCGTCCTTGCCTGCCACGAGTTGGTCAAAGATGGAAAAATCGGACCTGTTCCCGGATATGTACCGATTTATCCCGAAAGCTGCAAACCAGAAGACCAAATCGCCGCAATGAACGCAGAGGAACTAACAGAGAAAATATGGAACGATTTGTACGCTTACGGAGAGTACAACGGCTTTATTAAACGGTTCTGGAAAGAAAATGATATTGACCCGGACATCCGCCCGGGTGATATGGAACTCATCCGTTCGGCAAAAATTGACTTCTTTGCCCTGAACTGCTATCGCAGCAACGTTGCAAAGGACTGTAAACCGGACGATCGGCAGGTGGAACTGCAGTTAAATAAAAACGGAGTAAAGGGACAATTTGTGTACCCAAAATTTCCCGGTATGTACCAGCTGGCTCCGAATCCTCACGTTGAAACGAACGATTGGGACTGGGAAATTGATCCAATCGCCATGAGGTATATGCTCCGCTACGTTTGGGATCATTACCATCTTCCTATGATGATTACGGAGAATGGTTATGGTGCGCACGAATCTATTGATAAGGATGGGCATGTGCATGACCCGAAGCGTATTGCGTATCTGCGCGACCAGATTTATCAGGTGGGTCTTGCCATTATGGACGGTTGTGACGTGATCTCCTATAATCCGTGGTCCTTTACGGACCTGCTCAGCACCGGAAACGGGATGGCCAAACGGTATGGGTTGGTATACGTCAACACCAAGGATGAAGAACTTTTGGATCTGAGAAGGGTAAAGAAGGACTCGTTTTACTGGTATTCAAATCTGATCCGTTCCAACGGACAGAATTGGGGAAAATAA
- a CDS encoding zinc-binding alcohol dehydrogenase family protein, with product MKALMLKEKELLEMVETEKPSCGDGQALIKVSAVSVCGSDIHAYKGENALLKFPRIMGHEVCGIIEEVKANTDGFEVGDKVILVPYLNCGKCIACRKGKTNCCSSLSVYGVHIDGAMAEYVAAPLTHIIKIAGDMDPRAAAVIEPFAISTHAVKRTGVKAGDIMLIAGAGPIGLGAAEIAKTFGAKVMLADVDAKRRAFVKENFDYDYILNPLDSDYREQLEKATNGDYPDIILDSTGNSRSMENNVGYLSNGGRLVYVGICKGDLRISDVEFHKRETELLGSRGATKADFQYVIDCINAKKIDTRKFITHEAPFLQCKEAFDSWVVKGGEVFKAVINME from the coding sequence ATGAAAGCACTAATGCTCAAAGAAAAAGAACTTCTGGAAATGGTTGAAACAGAAAAACCATCCTGTGGGGATGGACAGGCTCTGATTAAGGTCAGTGCGGTGAGTGTCTGCGGATCCGACATCCATGCCTACAAAGGGGAAAACGCTTTGCTGAAATTCCCACGCATTATGGGACACGAGGTTTGCGGTATAATTGAAGAGGTAAAAGCAAACACGGACGGATTCGAAGTTGGGGACAAGGTAATTCTTGTACCATATCTGAACTGTGGCAAATGCATTGCCTGCAGAAAGGGAAAAACAAACTGCTGCAGCAGCCTTTCGGTTTACGGTGTCCATATTGACGGCGCTATGGCCGAATATGTGGCTGCGCCGCTGACTCACATAATCAAGATAGCGGGGGATATGGACCCGCGTGCAGCAGCGGTAATTGAACCCTTTGCAATCAGCACTCATGCGGTTAAACGCACAGGCGTAAAAGCGGGTGACATTATGCTGATCGCCGGCGCAGGGCCTATTGGGCTTGGTGCGGCGGAAATTGCAAAAACCTTCGGCGCGAAAGTGATGCTGGCGGATGTGGATGCGAAAAGGCGTGCGTTTGTCAAGGAAAACTTTGATTACGATTATATACTGAACCCTCTGGATTCCGATTACAGGGAACAGCTTGAAAAAGCGACAAACGGGGATTATCCGGATATTATTCTTGATTCTACCGGCAACAGCAGATCAATGGAAAACAATGTAGGGTACTTGAGCAATGGAGGAAGGCTGGTCTATGTGGGTATCTGTAAGGGAGACCTGCGGATCAGCGATGTGGAATTCCACAAAAGGGAAACCGAGCTGCTTGGTAGCCGCGGAGCTACCAAGGCTGATTTTCAATATGTGATTGACTGTATAAACGCAAAAAAAATCGACACGCGTAAATTTATCACTCATGAAGCTCCGTTTTTACAGTGCAAAGAAGCCTTTGACTCATGGGTTGTCAAAGGCGGAGAAGTATTTAAGGCAGTTATTAACATGGAATAA
- a CDS encoding mandelate racemase/muconate lactonizing enzyme family protein translates to MSCEIKDISIYSAVSKMSKPIADATHTISDIKFYIVEIVTADGVKGQGYLLSFHYSPQAIEGALKDIRNFILNHHFCVNETLKMRQSYEQKCEYFGNLGLLRWAQAAVNVAMWDAWGKTLKQPIWKILGSNGKKIPVYGSGGWISYSDEELVEEALNYKNRGFTAIKLKVGSSDMERDLRRIAMVREAIGKDVKIMMDANQGMTVPDAIKLSNLVRNMGIHWFEEPVANTDFAGYEIIRNKTGISLAMGEREYDNSALKQLISRNALDLWQPDLIRIGGVEAWRDTAALANAYHIPCLPHYYKDYDVPLLATIPNSYGAESFDWIDGIIDNTMKIENGYAIQREGDGWGFEFKEEFLTPVR, encoded by the coding sequence ATGAGCTGCGAAATTAAAGACATCTCTATTTACAGTGCGGTTTCAAAAATGAGTAAACCGATCGCTGACGCTACGCATACCATTTCGGACATTAAGTTTTACATTGTGGAAATCGTTACGGCCGATGGAGTAAAGGGACAGGGTTACCTGCTTAGCTTTCATTATTCTCCGCAAGCCATTGAAGGGGCACTCAAAGATATCAGGAATTTTATTCTAAACCATCATTTCTGTGTGAATGAAACCTTGAAAATGAGGCAGAGCTACGAACAGAAGTGCGAATATTTTGGCAATCTGGGTCTGCTTCGTTGGGCGCAGGCGGCTGTAAACGTAGCGATGTGGGACGCATGGGGAAAAACCTTAAAGCAACCGATCTGGAAAATTTTAGGGTCAAACGGGAAGAAAATTCCGGTGTATGGAAGTGGCGGCTGGATCAGCTACAGTGACGAAGAACTTGTAGAAGAGGCACTGAATTATAAAAACAGAGGCTTTACGGCCATTAAACTTAAAGTGGGAAGCTCGGATATGGAACGTGACCTGCGCCGTATCGCCATGGTGCGTGAAGCAATTGGTAAAGACGTCAAAATTATGATGGACGCAAATCAGGGAATGACCGTGCCCGATGCCATAAAATTGTCCAACCTTGTAAGGAATATGGGAATCCATTGGTTTGAAGAGCCAGTCGCCAACACTGATTTTGCCGGATATGAAATCATCCGCAATAAAACAGGAATCAGTTTGGCAATGGGCGAGCGCGAGTATGACAACAGCGCGTTAAAACAACTGATCAGCCGCAATGCGCTGGACCTGTGGCAGCCGGATCTTATCCGTATCGGCGGCGTCGAGGCGTGGAGAGATACGGCAGCTCTTGCCAACGCTTATCACATCCCGTGCCTGCCGCATTATTATAAAGATTATGATGTGCCGCTGCTGGCGACAATCCCGAACTCCTATGGCGCGGAAAGTTTTGACTGGATCGACGGAATCATCGACAATACGATGAAAATAGAAAACGGCTATGCCATTCAGCGCGAAGGTGACGGATGGGGATTCGAGTTCAAGGAAGAATTTTTGACTCCGGTAAGGTGA
- a CDS encoding PTS transporter subunit EIIC produces the protein MAKYDDLANSILENCGGTENVAVVNHCATRLRLTLNDPSKVSESQLKAIPGVLGVVLRGNELQAVIGTDVGNVYHAFIKLGNFKKGGKVDENGKKNIGGTIVDFISGTFVPVLPILVAAGLVSAVLNICVTFFGLSTETGTYVIMNTINNAGFFFLPIFVGYSAARKIGMTPMMGAYLATILVHKNIDGVAGLNFLGIPVTQASYNTSVIPIILGVLFMYYVDKGIDRITAKEIKFFAKPLLTILIVTPVTLIVLGPLGIILGNYVAQALMFINTQLGWLSVGLIGAFTPFLVMTGMNQALFPLVFASMSANGYDAFVMPGMLAANVAVGAAALAVWMKSKDKDIKAMSFSAGLTGVLGITEPSIFGVLLRFKRPFIGAMIGGGIGGLFAGIVQLKQYAVVSPGFAALPTFIPTDGSGVMTNFYLAIATLVISMVSSFVATWILGFDESKEG, from the coding sequence ATGGCAAAATACGATGATTTGGCAAATAGTATTTTGGAAAATTGCGGGGGGACGGAAAATGTTGCGGTGGTCAACCACTGCGCGACCAGACTGAGACTTACGCTGAACGATCCGTCGAAGGTCAGCGAAAGCCAGCTGAAAGCAATTCCGGGCGTGCTGGGCGTGGTGCTGCGCGGAAATGAACTGCAGGCCGTAATCGGTACCGATGTGGGAAATGTGTACCACGCGTTCATCAAACTGGGCAATTTCAAAAAAGGTGGAAAGGTGGATGAAAACGGAAAGAAAAATATTGGCGGCACCATTGTCGATTTTATCAGTGGTACTTTTGTGCCGGTTCTTCCAATTCTGGTGGCGGCCGGTCTGGTTTCCGCCGTGCTCAATATCTGCGTGACCTTTTTCGGACTATCAACGGAAACCGGAACTTATGTCATTATGAACACCATCAACAATGCGGGATTCTTTTTCCTGCCGATTTTCGTCGGCTACAGCGCGGCCCGTAAAATTGGAATGACCCCGATGATGGGCGCTTATCTTGCGACGATACTTGTCCACAAAAATATTGACGGTGTTGCCGGATTAAATTTTCTGGGTATTCCCGTGACACAGGCCTCGTATAATACATCGGTTATCCCAATCATTTTGGGTGTATTGTTTATGTACTATGTAGATAAGGGAATCGATAGAATTACAGCGAAGGAAATTAAGTTTTTTGCCAAACCTTTGCTGACGATTCTCATTGTTACCCCGGTTACCCTTATTGTGTTGGGGCCATTGGGTATTATCCTTGGCAATTATGTCGCTCAGGCGCTGATGTTTATTAATACTCAGCTGGGCTGGCTATCAGTCGGGCTGATCGGCGCTTTCACGCCGTTCTTAGTCATGACGGGTATGAATCAGGCGCTGTTCCCGCTGGTATTCGCTTCCATGAGTGCGAACGGCTATGACGCGTTCGTCATGCCGGGAATGCTGGCGGCTAACGTTGCGGTCGGCGCCGCGGCGCTGGCGGTATGGATGAAATCAAAGGACAAGGATATTAAGGCAATGTCCTTTTCTGCCGGGCTTACCGGCGTGCTTGGCATAACAGAGCCTTCAATTTTCGGCGTTCTGCTCCGCTTTAAGCGTCCTTTTATTGGCGCAATGATCGGCGGCGGAATCGGCGGACTGTTTGCTGGAATTGTACAGTTGAAACAATATGCGGTTGTTTCTCCCGGTTTTGCGGCACTGCCGACCTTTATCCCTACGGATGGATCCGGCGTGATGACCAATTTCTATTTGGCAATCGCAACACTGGTCATTTCAATGGTTTCCTCCTTTGTGGCTACATGGATTCTGGGCTTTGACGAAAGTAAGGAAGGCTGA
- a CDS encoding PRD domain-containing protein, translated as MKIVKIINNNVVYARDKGNEHVIVMGRGIGFSGKHGDVIAPEKIEKVIRMDSQNSMDRLISQLVELPEEHFKLSSDIVEYAVQQLGKELNKNVLVTLTDHISFAIQRYQKGLMFPNALKWEIKKFYPHEFAIGEYAVVLILRRLETEFSDDEAAFIAMHIVCAEYNSDMPDMMDATKLVSGVLKIVQEYLGGSLDEESFRMERFITHLRFLARRIIEGGEWKELDRADRDFGKVIRKMYPADYQFSQKIADFIEKNYSHKMSEMELSYLSIHIKNLRSGSL; from the coding sequence ATGAAAATCGTAAAGATCATTAATAATAACGTGGTATATGCCCGAGACAAAGGTAATGAGCATGTCATTGTTATGGGAAGAGGAATTGGATTCAGCGGAAAGCACGGAGACGTGATTGCCCCGGAGAAAATAGAAAAAGTAATCCGGATGGACAGCCAGAATTCTATGGACAGGCTCATCAGTCAGTTAGTAGAGCTGCCGGAGGAACATTTTAAGCTGTCGAGTGATATTGTCGAGTACGCGGTTCAGCAACTGGGAAAAGAACTGAATAAAAATGTGCTGGTTACGCTGACAGACCATATCAGCTTTGCCATTCAGCGATACCAAAAGGGTTTAATGTTTCCCAATGCGCTTAAGTGGGAGATCAAAAAATTCTATCCTCACGAATTCGCAATTGGCGAATATGCTGTCGTTTTAATCCTCCGGCGCTTAGAAACTGAGTTCTCTGACGACGAAGCGGCGTTCATTGCCATGCACATTGTGTGCGCGGAATACAATTCGGATATGCCGGATATGATGGATGCTACGAAGCTGGTGAGTGGTGTCCTGAAGATTGTTCAGGAATACCTTGGCGGCTCACTGGATGAAGAATCATTTCGAATGGAGCGGTTTATCACCCATCTGCGCTTCCTTGCCCGCCGCATTATAGAGGGAGGAGAATGGAAGGAATTGGATAGAGCTGACCGGGACTTTGGAAAAGTCATCCGTAAGATGTATCCGGCTGATTATCAATTCAGCCAGAAGATCGCGGATTTTATTGAGAAAAATTATTCCCATAAGATGTCGGAGATGGAGTTATCCTATCTGAGCATTCATATCAAGAATTTGCGTTCAGGCTCTTTATAG
- a CDS encoding PTS glucose transporter subunit IIA, which translates to MFGLFKKNKNTEAVGLEDPNAINSPAAGKIIPLVEVKDPLFAEEMLGKGAAVQPAVGRIVAPGNGVVSTVADTKHAIGLTLSNGAELLIHVGLDTVRLNGRFFTVHVKKGDKVRAGDLLLEFNLEQMKNEGFDVTIPVIVSNTEQYGDIQPVLGDARELDKMLKLSPQRDSRN; encoded by the coding sequence ATGTTTGGTTTGTTCAAGAAAAATAAAAATACAGAAGCTGTAGGGTTAGAGGACCCCAATGCAATAAATTCACCGGCTGCAGGCAAAATCATTCCTTTGGTGGAAGTAAAAGACCCTCTCTTTGCGGAGGAAATGCTGGGAAAGGGTGCGGCGGTGCAGCCGGCTGTCGGCAGAATTGTGGCTCCTGGCAATGGGGTGGTTTCCACGGTTGCTGATACAAAGCACGCAATCGGACTGACACTTTCGAATGGTGCGGAGTTATTGATCCATGTCGGTTTGGACACAGTGCGGCTCAATGGCAGGTTTTTTACGGTGCATGTAAAGAAGGGAGACAAGGTGCGCGCCGGAGATTTGCTTCTGGAGTTTAATCTGGAACAGATGAAGAACGAAGGCTTTGACGTCACTATACCCGTAATCGTCAGTAATACGGAACAATACGGCGACATTCAGCCTGTTCTGGGTGACGCGCGGGAACTGGATAAAATGTTAAAGCTATCGCCACAGCGTGACAGTCGAAATTAG